The following are encoded together in the uncultured Sphaerochaeta sp. genome:
- the dnaG gene encoding DNA primase, which yields MAKISESVLEQIKARIPLSEVVSDYVTLSARGGRLWGLCPFHEEKTPSFSVVDEQGFYYCFSCKKGGSMFDFLMEMEKVSFVESVKMLARRANIELADETEEDRSKRDLKETLFELYDKIAGSFHYLLVHSRQAEQARMYLRERNVSEAMWERFNLGYAPSDGQWLYSFLRKHHYSDELLKQSGLFSQNNSRFPLFRDRLMFPIRNWQGKTVAFGGRDLSNTSKAKYINTPETMIYSKKHNLFGLYESLETIKKSQKAILCEGNFDVVALHQSGFTNAMAPLGTSFTEDQGKLLRRYCTSVQILFDSDRAGQSAAQKALVIAQDFGMENSVLMLKSAKDASELVQEKGEEALQNELQHAVQGFHYLVNNAVNQYDTLTPKGKTSVFHAVRPYLDVTQSSIEKQDLIKILASRLDVDESSILDDYSHKERVVVKPAVRNEERQIRALNPATISVDLYAMLTLVNNRDLYLQTRYKLAVEDLEDNEAEALYDVLEEAAREDVGKHDEYILQMIEDPQLRSDVASSFAMEEFRLAPVEVLNEAVNRIQLRNYEKRRLSNKRLLDISLQDGTEDEGIEELLREKTEIDAKIAQLKRTLGQEM from the coding sequence ATGGCAAAGATTTCGGAATCGGTACTTGAACAGATCAAGGCACGAATTCCTCTCAGTGAGGTAGTCTCTGATTATGTCACCTTGAGTGCCAGGGGTGGGAGGCTTTGGGGCCTCTGCCCTTTCCATGAAGAAAAAACTCCGTCCTTCTCCGTAGTTGATGAACAAGGTTTCTATTACTGTTTCAGTTGCAAGAAAGGCGGCTCGATGTTCGACTTCCTCATGGAGATGGAGAAGGTGAGTTTTGTCGAGTCAGTCAAGATGCTGGCAAGAAGGGCAAACATCGAGCTAGCAGATGAGACTGAAGAGGACCGAAGTAAGCGTGACCTAAAAGAGACCTTGTTTGAGCTTTATGACAAGATTGCTGGATCTTTTCACTACCTTCTGGTGCATTCCAGACAAGCAGAACAGGCCAGGATGTATCTAAGAGAACGGAATGTCAGCGAGGCAATGTGGGAGAGATTCAACCTTGGGTATGCCCCCTCTGATGGACAATGGTTGTATTCATTCCTCCGTAAACACCACTATAGTGATGAACTCCTCAAGCAGAGTGGTCTCTTTAGCCAGAACAATTCCCGATTTCCGCTGTTTCGTGACCGGTTGATGTTTCCCATCCGAAACTGGCAGGGCAAGACGGTAGCTTTCGGTGGGAGGGACCTTTCAAATACCTCGAAGGCTAAGTACATCAATACCCCAGAGACGATGATTTACAGCAAGAAACACAACCTGTTTGGTTTGTATGAATCACTTGAAACCATAAAGAAAAGCCAGAAGGCTATTCTCTGTGAAGGAAATTTCGATGTGGTGGCACTGCATCAGAGTGGTTTCACCAATGCAATGGCTCCATTGGGTACCTCCTTTACTGAAGACCAGGGTAAGTTGCTCAGAAGATATTGCACCTCGGTACAGATTCTCTTTGATAGCGACAGGGCAGGGCAGAGTGCGGCTCAGAAAGCTTTGGTCATTGCCCAGGATTTTGGCATGGAAAATTCTGTACTCATGCTCAAGAGCGCAAAGGATGCCTCTGAGTTGGTGCAGGAGAAAGGGGAAGAAGCCCTGCAAAATGAGCTGCAACATGCAGTTCAAGGGTTTCATTATCTTGTAAACAATGCGGTAAACCAGTATGATACACTGACGCCCAAAGGCAAAACCTCTGTATTTCATGCGGTTCGGCCATATTTGGACGTCACACAGTCGTCGATTGAGAAGCAGGATCTAATAAAAATCCTGGCTTCCCGATTGGATGTTGACGAGTCGTCAATTCTTGACGATTATTCACATAAGGAGCGGGTTGTTGTAAAGCCGGCTGTCAGGAATGAGGAGCGACAGATCCGAGCGTTGAATCCAGCGACTATTTCTGTTGATTTGTACGCAATGCTGACTCTGGTCAACAATCGGGATTTGTATTTGCAGACTCGATACAAATTAGCAGTCGAGGACCTGGAGGACAATGAGGCTGAAGCTCTCTATGATGTATTGGAGGAGGCTGCACGGGAAGATGTCGGAAAGCATGATGAGTATATCTTGCAGATGATTGAAGACCCGCAACTGCGAAGTGACGTAGCATCGTCCTTTGCTATGGAGGAATTTCGACTGGCTCCAGTTGAAGTTCTCAATGAAGCAGTGAATCGAATTCAACTGCGAAATTATGAGAAGCGTCGTTTAAGCAATAAACGACTTTTGGATATTAGTCTTCAGGACGGAACTGAGGATGAAGGGATCGAGGAACTGCTTCGGGAGAAGACTGAGATTGATGCAAAGATAGCACAACTCAAGCGTACTCTTGGACAGGAGATGTAA
- the rpoD gene encoding RNA polymerase sigma factor RpoD: MLDETISQTILKDMVARSAETGQVTKDEIRNALGPKYATDEAVDEIMQTLSELEIDVTESEDAHVAGVFPDGPTPDEIDTDDLDDEPDDLLDDDESITVDDLIEHFPDEHTKDDEEKSKKKAKHGSDPDADDDDDALDEDEEEDDSIKSDWTALSTDDDSVGGGERFVDISSLEERDGDSDHSRHNTILGTDKSDTSGDDPIRLYLREIGRENLLTAEQEVELSKKMEDGALIIKEVIQESGVMITRFYEIFKTLNLKIEGQEEEYNAKDYKELVTVQKRFNQYYKEPLKEVQAGLKNYMGKKEQMISTGEDVLRDDGLLKSRKTLLKKLGKIDLQPEEITSFTHDFIDAENRIRSYKEKKQQLENKLHITNPKELRQLGRDLATQGKSAIIEEELHLSSDTIKDLIRELQLTEKDLKQIEYQFEDTCENILIHSTKIKYGQKMMKDAKDRLIRANLRLVVSIAKKYTNRGLHFFDLVQEGNIGLIKAVEKFEYRKGFKFSTYATWWIRQAITRSISDQARTIRVPVHMIEQINKVVRESRMLMQSLGREPTDEEVAEKLGWTEIKVKAVKNVAREPISLETPVGEEEDSLLSDFIEDKEVENPATQTAYALLQEQLKDVLATLPAREQEVLKMRFGLDDGYSLTLEEVGLYFEVTRERIRQIEAKALRRLRHPKRSRKLKDFI, from the coding sequence ATGCTTGATGAAACTATTTCGCAGACCATTCTCAAGGACATGGTAGCACGCTCAGCAGAGACCGGACAGGTAACCAAGGACGAGATACGTAATGCTCTCGGGCCGAAATATGCCACGGATGAGGCTGTCGATGAAATCATGCAAACACTCAGTGAACTGGAAATTGATGTCACAGAGAGTGAGGATGCCCATGTTGCTGGTGTTTTCCCAGATGGTCCGACTCCCGATGAAATCGATACAGATGACCTTGATGATGAGCCGGATGACCTTCTTGATGATGATGAGAGCATCACAGTTGATGACTTGATTGAACATTTTCCTGATGAACATACCAAGGATGATGAAGAGAAATCCAAGAAAAAAGCAAAACATGGCTCTGATCCCGATGCGGACGATGACGATGATGCGCTTGATGAAGATGAAGAGGAAGATGATTCCATAAAGAGTGACTGGACCGCCTTGAGTACCGATGATGATTCGGTAGGGGGCGGTGAACGGTTTGTTGACATCTCCAGCCTGGAAGAGCGGGATGGGGACAGCGATCATAGCAGGCACAATACAATCCTCGGTACCGATAAGAGCGATACTAGTGGTGATGATCCTATACGCTTATACCTCAGGGAGATTGGAAGGGAGAACCTCCTGACTGCCGAACAAGAGGTTGAGCTGAGCAAGAAGATGGAAGACGGAGCCTTGATCATCAAGGAAGTCATTCAGGAAAGTGGTGTCATGATCACTCGCTTTTATGAAATCTTCAAGACACTCAACTTGAAAATCGAGGGACAGGAAGAAGAGTACAACGCAAAGGATTATAAGGAACTTGTTACGGTACAGAAGCGCTTCAACCAGTACTACAAGGAACCTCTGAAGGAAGTTCAGGCAGGGCTCAAGAACTACATGGGCAAGAAAGAGCAGATGATCAGCACAGGCGAGGATGTCTTGCGTGATGATGGGCTCTTGAAATCGAGGAAGACCCTGCTCAAGAAGCTTGGAAAGATTGATCTACAGCCTGAGGAAATTACCTCCTTCACCCATGACTTTATTGATGCTGAGAATAGGATCCGCTCATACAAAGAGAAGAAACAGCAACTGGAAAACAAGTTGCATATCACCAATCCCAAGGAACTTCGTCAACTTGGCCGTGACCTTGCGACCCAAGGCAAGAGTGCAATCATTGAGGAAGAGCTTCATCTCAGCAGTGATACAATCAAGGACCTGATTAGGGAGTTGCAGCTCACCGAGAAGGACCTGAAACAGATTGAGTATCAGTTTGAGGATACGTGTGAGAATATCCTGATACATTCCACCAAGATCAAGTATGGTCAGAAGATGATGAAGGATGCGAAGGATAGGTTGATCAGGGCGAACTTGCGTCTGGTTGTCTCCATCGCAAAGAAATATACCAACCGTGGTTTGCACTTCTTTGACTTGGTCCAGGAAGGCAATATTGGATTGATCAAGGCTGTTGAGAAGTTTGAATACCGCAAGGGGTTCAAGTTCTCTACTTATGCCACGTGGTGGATTCGTCAGGCAATTACCCGTTCTATTAGCGATCAGGCAAGAACCATCAGGGTTCCCGTACACATGATAGAACAGATCAATAAGGTGGTTCGGGAGTCAAGGATGCTTATGCAGTCCCTGGGTCGTGAACCCACCGATGAGGAAGTCGCTGAGAAGCTGGGATGGACCGAGATCAAGGTCAAGGCAGTCAAGAATGTTGCCCGTGAGCCAATCAGCCTTGAGACTCCTGTAGGTGAAGAGGAAGACTCCTTGCTCAGTGATTTTATTGAGGACAAGGAAGTTGAGAATCCAGCCACACAGACAGCATATGCGCTTTTGCAGGAACAACTGAAGGACGTTTTGGCTACACTGCCTGCAAGAGAGCAGGAAGTACTGAAAATGCGATTTGGACTCGATGATGGGTATTCATTGACACTCGAGGAAGTTGGGTTGTATTTTGAGGTGACAAGGGAACGTATCCGCCAGATTGAAGCAAAAGCTTTGAGAAGGCTCAGACATCCCAAACGAAGTAGGAAATTGAAGGATTTCATTTGA
- a CDS encoding YkgJ family cysteine cluster protein has product MSCFYEDGLRFSCVEGCRYCCSCEPGYVFLSQPDLDRLCAHTGMDEQAFIKTYCRIVDMGAFSMISLKEKQNYDCVFLNEKGCSVYEGRPRQCRTYPFWMSILESEEHWEEEKKSCPGIGKGRLYSKEEIDDLLMIDLQQSPIIRD; this is encoded by the coding sequence ATGAGTTGCTTCTATGAGGATGGCTTACGGTTTTCTTGTGTAGAGGGTTGCCGCTATTGTTGCAGCTGTGAACCGGGGTATGTATTTCTCTCGCAACCAGATCTTGATCGACTTTGTGCCCATACCGGTATGGATGAGCAAGCATTCATAAAAACCTATTGCCGGATAGTTGATATGGGTGCATTCTCCATGATCAGTTTGAAGGAAAAACAGAATTACGACTGTGTGTTCCTGAATGAAAAGGGTTGCTCGGTATATGAAGGACGACCCAGGCAGTGTAGGACCTATCCGTTCTGGATGAGTATACTGGAGAGCGAGGAACATTGGGAAGAAGAGAAGAAGTCATGTCCGGGAATCGGAAAGGGGAGACTCTATTCTAAAGAAGAGATTGATGATCTCTTAATGATAGATCTTCAACAAAGTCCGATCATACGGGATTAG
- the rpsD gene encoding 30S ribosomal protein S4, whose product MAISRTPVFKRCNYLGIDPLVLGYAHKPSIRRTKTTTRRRKQSVYARQLIEKQKLRFIYGVLEKQFRLIYARAEKIDGITGENLLTLLELRFDNTIFRLGLSTTRREGRQLINHGHLMLNGKRVGIPSVTLKVGDVISVQEKSKQAFRLRKLTQNRNIPSWLEFDEDTLEAKVVRLPVRSDIDYDVTESAVVELYSK is encoded by the coding sequence ATGGCAATATCGAGAACTCCTGTTTTCAAAAGATGCAATTATTTGGGGATCGATCCCTTGGTATTGGGGTATGCCCATAAACCAAGCATCAGACGAACAAAGACTACAACCCGACGGCGCAAGCAAAGTGTGTATGCGCGTCAGCTTATAGAGAAACAAAAACTCCGTTTCATCTATGGTGTACTGGAAAAGCAATTCAGACTTATTTACGCAAGAGCAGAGAAAATTGACGGGATTACCGGAGAAAACCTACTCACCTTGCTTGAACTCAGATTTGACAACACAATTTTCCGCCTGGGCCTCTCAACTACCCGGAGGGAAGGCAGACAACTGATTAATCATGGTCATCTTATGCTGAACGGGAAGCGAGTGGGCATCCCTTCGGTGACACTTAAGGTCGGAGATGTCATTTCGGTCCAGGAAAAAAGCAAACAGGCTTTCAGGTTACGTAAACTCACCCAGAACAGAAACATTCCTTCTTGGCTGGAATTTGATGAAGATACACTGGAAGCAAAAGTAGTCCGTCTACCAGTGAGGAGCGATATTGATTACGATGTCACCGAATCAGCGGTAGTTGAGCTTTACTCCAAGTAA
- a CDS encoding LacI family DNA-binding transcriptional regulator: protein MNRKKITITDVARAAGVSIATVSRVVNHANRVEPSAAKRVREAMYALGYVPKKPKRPHTMIALVVPTLENPFFSSVVEGILCQANQEGETLMVLSSQGSAVQEEENLRRAAKLGVDGLLFCPLSDTSSSLLPALFAISTPIVIIYRHDYCDYASHIYYDNEQGGYLAAKYLLKAGHRQIAFFASFWSERPEDLLNIHDRKLLGSYSSLDRLKGYQKALSEYGVKIDRDLLCSTGYTYESGYAMTKHFLSTLCDFTAIICCNDSVAAGVLQALREQNIDVPRQVSVIGYDASFLSDITRPALSSIHQDSKLLGRSAFEQLQARRRGEGRTDVILKPNLIIKSSTGQRESKD from the coding sequence ATGAATAGGAAAAAGATCACCATTACTGATGTCGCCAGGGCTGCAGGGGTCTCCATTGCAACAGTGTCAAGGGTAGTGAACCATGCCAACCGTGTGGAACCATCTGCAGCGAAACGGGTACGTGAGGCCATGTATGCGTTGGGATATGTCCCCAAGAAACCCAAGCGACCACATACCATGATTGCACTGGTGGTTCCCACTCTGGAGAACCCTTTCTTCTCTTCGGTTGTTGAGGGGATTCTTTGTCAGGCAAATCAGGAGGGTGAGACCCTTATGGTTCTCTCTTCACAGGGGAGTGCAGTGCAGGAAGAGGAGAATCTTCGCAGGGCTGCAAAGCTTGGTGTTGATGGACTTTTGTTCTGTCCCCTCAGTGACACTTCCTCTTCATTGCTGCCTGCTCTATTTGCGATATCAACCCCAATCGTGATCATCTATCGACACGATTACTGTGATTATGCAAGTCATATCTACTATGACAATGAGCAGGGAGGTTATCTCGCAGCAAAGTACCTCTTGAAGGCTGGGCATCGTCAGATTGCCTTCTTCGCGAGTTTCTGGAGTGAAAGACCGGAAGACCTTCTCAATATCCATGACAGGAAACTCCTGGGAAGCTATTCCTCCCTCGATCGTTTGAAAGGATACCAGAAGGCATTGAGTGAATATGGAGTGAAGATAGATAGGGACCTTCTCTGTAGTACAGGATATACCTATGAGAGCGGGTATGCCATGACCAAGCATTTTCTCTCCACCCTATGTGATTTTACTGCAATTATCTGCTGTAATGATTCCGTCGCAGCTGGTGTTTTACAGGCACTTAGGGAACAGAATATCGATGTTCCGAGGCAGGTCTCCGTCATTGGATACGATGCATCCTTCCTCAGTGATATAACTCGTCCTGCCCTGAGCAGCATACACCAGGATTCAAAGCTGTTGGGTAGGAGTGCATTTGAGCAACTCCAGGCAAGACGTAGAGGGGAAGGGAGGACGGATGTCATCCTCAAGCCAAATCTTATTATCAAGAGTTCTACAGGACAGAGGGAGTCCAAGGATTAG
- a CDS encoding TIGR03936 family radical SAM-associated protein, with product MNILEALADDLVMVAQPSRYTGGEFHYGKKNMDAVDFHAAICFPDLYEIGMSNNAVRILYDLLNRMEHVHCDRVFSVAPDFEELLRKKQLPLYTLDLHKPLHELDLLGISVGYELCATNVLQVLELGHIPLRSKDRGDEHPIVILGGPAVTNPLPFSPFVDFVFIGEAEGGLEQVVQTIRKAKEHGHGRVETLTMLEEFSFLWAPEKKRSLRFIDDSFGLKRDARYQHYVVPSFKVAQDNGVVEIMRGCPNGCRFCHAGQYYKPYRQKLYETIKEEVTQYVDTLGYREVTLSSLSSGDHPYIKEMIETLNAEFASKHVSFALPSLKVNSFSLGILEQLSEVRKSGLTFAIETPKESWQLAMNKPVPLEQVIGIAKEAKSRGWKLAKFYFMIGLPVVDREEENQAIVDYLGAIWDETHIRMNINIGTFIPKPHTPFQWCAQLTPEQSYQQLSQLKRMINERIKGCKVSYHEPSVSYLEGLISRGDARYADVIEKAYQKGCRLDAWNEYLQYDLWKEAIDEAPYNPDESIFKDYDIEEDLPWDSVSLRVGKKFLKEEWDRAKKLLLSDRCYDVCEHQCGACSTVHQVVDVSHKDPFLEQWKEEKPGAPGAMPPVPANTVQTVIVYSRYGSALYVSHINAMRNFEMAFQRSALDVQFTQGFNPKPKLEFVNPLSIGIAGEEEVMLAELVDDGTLDEAKVKSELQLTLNEGYTILDVLFLKGPKKQTLAKHLKGSLYRIDTKGEQPYTDILEARLHEADASLTVTKGEDGHQYLVRITGERNLIKLLFGSDVDKFLIASKLTIKREKLFAGSWDTGYVAYLRSIE from the coding sequence ATGAATATACTTGAGGCATTAGCCGACGATCTGGTTATGGTTGCACAACCAAGCCGATACACTGGTGGAGAATTCCACTATGGGAAGAAGAACATGGATGCTGTGGATTTCCATGCAGCAATCTGTTTTCCTGATCTCTATGAAATAGGGATGAGCAACAATGCCGTGAGAATCCTCTACGATCTTCTGAACCGGATGGAGCATGTACATTGCGATAGGGTGTTTTCCGTTGCCCCCGATTTCGAGGAACTGCTGAGAAAGAAGCAACTTCCCCTGTATACCTTGGACCTTCATAAACCATTGCACGAACTGGACCTGCTGGGTATTTCTGTTGGATATGAACTCTGTGCAACCAATGTGCTCCAAGTGCTTGAACTGGGACATATTCCTCTCAGGAGTAAGGACCGAGGGGATGAGCATCCTATTGTCATTCTGGGAGGACCAGCGGTAACTAATCCCTTACCGTTTTCCCCATTTGTGGATTTTGTCTTCATTGGTGAGGCAGAAGGTGGCCTTGAACAGGTTGTTCAGACAATCAGGAAAGCCAAGGAGCATGGTCACGGAAGGGTGGAAACGCTTACGATGCTCGAGGAATTTTCGTTCCTTTGGGCTCCGGAAAAGAAGCGGTCCTTGCGGTTCATAGATGACTCTTTCGGCCTTAAGCGTGATGCCCGATACCAGCACTATGTGGTTCCTTCGTTCAAGGTTGCCCAAGACAATGGGGTTGTGGAGATCATGAGAGGGTGTCCCAATGGTTGTCGCTTCTGTCATGCAGGACAGTACTACAAACCTTACCGTCAGAAACTCTATGAAACCATCAAGGAAGAGGTAACTCAGTATGTCGATACGTTGGGATACCGGGAGGTAACCCTCAGCTCCCTCTCCAGTGGGGATCATCCCTATATCAAGGAGATGATTGAGACACTCAATGCAGAGTTTGCTTCCAAGCATGTCTCCTTTGCCCTGCCCAGCCTGAAGGTCAACTCCTTCTCTCTGGGAATCCTTGAACAGTTGAGCGAGGTAAGAAAGAGCGGACTGACCTTTGCAATCGAGACTCCAAAGGAGTCATGGCAGCTTGCAATGAACAAGCCTGTCCCCTTGGAACAGGTCATTGGTATTGCCAAGGAGGCCAAGAGCAGGGGTTGGAAGCTGGCAAAATTCTACTTCATGATCGGCCTTCCCGTGGTCGATCGAGAGGAAGAGAACCAGGCTATTGTGGACTACCTCGGTGCAATCTGGGATGAGACCCATATACGGATGAATATCAACATTGGAACGTTCATTCCCAAGCCGCACACCCCATTCCAGTGGTGTGCACAGCTCACTCCTGAACAGAGTTATCAGCAATTGAGCCAGCTGAAGAGAATGATCAATGAGAGAATCAAGGGTTGCAAGGTAAGTTATCATGAACCGAGTGTCAGTTATCTTGAGGGGCTGATCAGCAGGGGAGATGCACGGTATGCAGATGTAATTGAAAAGGCATATCAGAAAGGGTGCCGACTGGATGCCTGGAATGAGTACCTCCAGTATGATCTCTGGAAAGAAGCTATTGATGAGGCTCCCTATAACCCTGATGAATCAATCTTCAAGGATTATGACATTGAAGAGGATTTGCCTTGGGATTCTGTTTCTCTACGTGTAGGAAAGAAATTTCTCAAGGAAGAGTGGGATAGGGCGAAGAAATTGCTCTTGAGTGATCGTTGTTACGATGTCTGTGAACATCAGTGTGGTGCCTGTTCCACTGTTCATCAGGTTGTCGATGTAAGCCACAAGGATCCCTTCCTTGAACAATGGAAAGAGGAGAAACCTGGCGCCCCAGGAGCAATGCCTCCTGTTCCTGCCAATACGGTACAGACGGTTATTGTTTACTCACGTTATGGATCTGCGCTCTATGTAAGCCATATTAATGCAATGCGAAACTTTGAGATGGCATTCCAGCGTTCAGCATTGGATGTGCAGTTCACCCAAGGCTTCAATCCAAAGCCAAAGCTTGAGTTTGTGAACCCGCTTTCCATTGGAATCGCTGGTGAAGAAGAGGTTATGCTTGCTGAATTGGTGGATGACGGTACGCTGGATGAGGCGAAGGTGAAAAGCGAGTTGCAACTTACGCTTAATGAAGGGTACACGATCCTTGATGTATTGTTCCTGAAGGGACCGAAGAAACAAACCCTTGCAAAACACTTGAAAGGGAGCCTCTACCGTATAGATACCAAGGGTGAGCAACCGTACACTGATATATTGGAAGCACGCTTGCATGAGGCAGATGCATCCCTGACGGTTACCAAAGGGGAAGATGGACACCAATATCTGGTTCGTATTACCGGGGAACGCAACTTGATCAAATTACTCTTCGGTTCTGATGTTGACAAGTTCCTGATAGCAAGCAAGCTTACGATCAAGCGAGAGAAGCTCTTTGCAGGATCTTGGGACACTGGATATGTAGCGTATTTACGATCAATCGAATAG
- the aroA gene encoding 3-phosphoshikimate 1-carboxyvinyltransferase, with amino-acid sequence MRVIVKPGSLYGSLQVPGSKSHTIRAALLGLLSDGQSIIVNPLSSGDGLSALTAAKAFGARIEERAGSWVIEGRGSSLVAPEDCINTGNSGTTTCFFSSVAALVDGWTVITGDEQIRRRPIKRLVDALNTLGATAFLTREGQEAPPVVIKGVLKGGKVRLNGSNSQYVSSLLLSSPLAERDTEILVDNPLETPYVQITLDWMQRYGVEVERNEDYTRFYIKGGQRYTPGRFTIPADFSAVAFPLVAATLSNSDLLLTSLDFQDSQGDKRVIDILQAMGAYVEKDEKEGTLRVKGGATLQGGLTIDLGDIPDSLPALAVAATQAHGVTTFTNLGHVRQKETDRVAEMANKLNALGCNLEVGEDSLIVKGPTKVKGGTVGSSGDHRIAMAMVALALATEEGLVVEDSECAAVSFPGFFNAFRTCGAVIRELDT; translated from the coding sequence ATGCGTGTAATTGTTAAACCTGGTTCCTTGTATGGAAGTCTTCAGGTTCCTGGCTCCAAGAGTCACACCATACGAGCTGCTCTCCTCGGTTTGCTCTCTGATGGGCAATCAATCATCGTTAATCCGCTATCTAGTGGTGATGGATTGAGTGCGCTGACCGCTGCAAAAGCTTTCGGTGCAAGGATAGAAGAGAGGGCAGGCTCTTGGGTGATTGAGGGGAGGGGAAGCTCCTTGGTTGCTCCTGAGGACTGCATCAACACTGGTAATTCAGGTACCACCACCTGTTTCTTCTCCTCAGTTGCTGCCTTGGTGGATGGTTGGACGGTGATTACCGGAGATGAGCAGATTAGAAGACGTCCTATCAAGCGCTTGGTAGATGCACTGAATACCCTTGGCGCGACGGCTTTCCTGACCCGAGAAGGGCAGGAGGCTCCACCTGTGGTTATCAAGGGAGTCTTGAAAGGGGGAAAGGTAAGGCTCAACGGAAGCAACAGCCAATATGTTTCAAGCCTATTACTCTCAAGCCCATTGGCAGAAAGAGATACCGAGATATTGGTGGACAACCCCTTGGAGACTCCCTATGTGCAGATAACCCTCGACTGGATGCAACGCTATGGGGTTGAAGTTGAGAGGAATGAGGACTATACCAGGTTTTACATCAAAGGTGGGCAACGCTATACTCCAGGAAGGTTTACCATACCTGCTGACTTTTCTGCAGTAGCCTTTCCCCTGGTAGCGGCCACGCTCAGCAATTCAGACTTGCTTTTGACCTCGCTCGATTTTCAGGACAGTCAAGGGGATAAACGAGTCATTGATATCTTACAGGCAATGGGTGCATATGTGGAAAAAGACGAAAAGGAGGGAACGCTCAGGGTAAAGGGAGGGGCAACCTTGCAGGGAGGTCTTACGATAGATCTTGGTGATATCCCTGACTCCTTGCCTGCGCTTGCTGTTGCTGCCACGCAAGCACATGGGGTTACTACCTTCACCAATCTTGGCCATGTACGCCAGAAAGAAACTGATCGTGTAGCTGAGATGGCAAACAAACTTAATGCCTTGGGTTGCAATCTGGAGGTAGGGGAGGATTCGCTTATTGTAAAGGGCCCTACAAAGGTGAAAGGGGGAACTGTTGGATCTTCAGGCGATCACCGAATCGCCATGGCAATGGTAGCTCTTGCCCTTGCCACAGAGGAAGGGCTGGTAGTTGAGGATTCAGAGTGTGCTGCTGTCTCCTTCCCCGGCTTCTTTAACGCCTTTCGCACCTGTGGGGCAGTTATCAGGGAGCTGGATACATGA
- a CDS encoding C4-type zinc ribbon domain-containing protein, producing the protein MEEAEVFTRLNQLQEDLSDRFALEDEIVKLPRDLKVKQELLDKINLEYIEEHTRSEVAKDDLKSLHIQYDDAVLARENSEKQMELISTQREFEALEKEIKDAAAKEQSLLKQLHVKEKQVNEYSERLTEKEQLMSLQKQEVDSEASKIESLLDEKRKELEALEKKCLGYIGGDIDEDLYNKFCNIVKNKKGKGIVPIHGLVCQGCHIVLPNQFVNEVREAKEIEFCPYCSRILFYEEAEGAEEKFRKHVEDVDIEEGGLSDFVDSSEFDDLL; encoded by the coding sequence ATGGAAGAAGCAGAAGTATTTACACGACTCAACCAGCTGCAGGAAGACCTTAGTGACCGGTTTGCGCTTGAGGATGAAATTGTCAAGTTGCCAAGGGACTTGAAGGTCAAGCAGGAGCTGCTCGACAAGATTAACCTTGAATATATTGAGGAGCATACGAGAAGTGAAGTAGCCAAGGATGATCTGAAAAGCCTTCATATCCAGTATGATGATGCAGTATTGGCTCGTGAAAACTCTGAGAAGCAGATGGAGTTGATCAGTACCCAGCGTGAATTCGAAGCGTTGGAGAAAGAGATCAAGGATGCTGCAGCAAAGGAACAGAGTCTGCTCAAGCAGTTGCATGTGAAAGAGAAGCAGGTCAACGAGTATAGTGAACGCCTTACTGAGAAAGAGCAGTTGATGTCACTCCAGAAACAGGAAGTTGACAGCGAGGCGAGCAAGATTGAATCCCTGCTCGATGAGAAGCGGAAGGAACTTGAAGCACTTGAGAAAAAGTGCTTGGGTTACATTGGTGGTGACATTGATGAAGACTTGTACAACAAGTTCTGCAATATCGTGAAGAACAAGAAAGGAAAGGGAATTGTTCCTATCCATGGATTGGTATGCCAGGGTTGTCATATCGTTCTTCCGAATCAGTTTGTCAATGAGGTCAGGGAAGCAAAGGAAATTGAATTCTGCCCGTACTGCAGTCGTATCCTCTTCTATGAGGAAGCAGAAGGTGCAGAAGAGAAGTTCCGAAAGCATGTTGAAGATGTGGATATCGAGGAAGGTGGTCTTTCCGACTTTGTCGATAGCAGTGAATTTGACGATTTGCTCTAG